Proteins from a genomic interval of Aquabacterium sp. J223:
- the xth gene encoding exodeoxyribonuclease III, translated as MKLATWNINSLGVRLPQLLDWLAGAQPDALVLQETKLTDDKFPADALREAGWQAVFHGQRTYNGVALLSRTGAQDVVRNIPGFDDEQARVIAGTVAGLRIVGGYFPNGQAPGSDKFAYKMRWLDALREWLRGELQRHPALVLMGDYNIAPEDRDVCDPVAWAGQIHCTDEERTHFKALQGLGLVDAFRLFEQPPKVYSWWDYRMLAFRRNQGLRIDHILVSDALKGAVKGCSVDRAPRKNERPSDHAPVIAELDWPPA; from the coding sequence ATGAAACTCGCCACCTGGAACATCAACTCGCTGGGCGTGCGCCTGCCGCAGCTGCTGGACTGGCTGGCCGGCGCGCAGCCGGATGCGCTGGTGCTGCAGGAAACCAAGCTCACCGACGACAAGTTCCCCGCCGACGCGCTGCGCGAGGCCGGCTGGCAGGCGGTCTTCCACGGCCAGCGCACCTACAACGGCGTCGCGCTGCTGTCGCGCACCGGGGCGCAGGACGTGGTGCGCAACATCCCCGGCTTCGACGACGAGCAGGCGCGGGTGATCGCCGGCACCGTGGCCGGCCTGCGCATCGTCGGCGGCTACTTCCCCAACGGCCAGGCGCCGGGCAGCGACAAGTTCGCCTACAAGATGCGCTGGCTCGACGCGCTGCGCGAATGGCTGCGCGGCGAGCTGCAGCGCCATCCCGCGCTGGTGCTGATGGGCGACTACAACATCGCCCCCGAGGACCGCGACGTCTGCGACCCGGTGGCCTGGGCCGGGCAGATCCACTGCACCGACGAGGAACGCACGCACTTCAAGGCGCTGCAGGGGCTGGGGCTGGTGGACGCCTTCCGGCTCTTCGAGCAGCCGCCCAAGGTCTACAGCTGGTGGGACTACCGCATGCTAGCCTTCCGCCGCAACCAGGGGCTGCGCATCGACCACATCCTGGTCAGCGACGCCCTGAAGGGCGCCGTGAAGGGCTGCAGCGTGGACCGGGCGCCGCGCAAGAACGAGCGGCCCAGCGACCACGCGCCGGTGATCGCCGAGCTGGACTGGCCGCCGGCCTGA
- a CDS encoding NAD(P)/FAD-dependent oxidoreductase: MLRITELRLPLDHAEPALRAAIVARLGVRDADLFGFTVFRRAYDARRKSAIELVYTVDCTLADEAGVLQRLAGDAKVGPSPDTAYRFVGHAPADVRADDRPRPVVVGFGPCGLFAALLLAQMGLKPLVLERGKPVRERTKDTWGLWRQGVLQPESNVQFGEGGAGTFSDGKLWSQISDPRHLTRKVLTEFVKAGAPEEILYVSKPHIGTFRLVSMIEKMRAEIEALGGEIRFQQKVVDLVIEDGHVRGLVLASGEQLRADQVVLALGHSARDTFQVLHARGVHMEAKPFSIGFRVEHPQGVIDRARFGPSAGHPILGAADYKLVHHARNGRSVYSFCMCPGGTVVAATSEPERVVTNGMSQYSRNERNANAGIVVGIAPQDYRQDGRADGPVNPLDGMAFQRLWESRAYELGGGGYRAPGQLVGDFLKRQRSREVGDVLPSYTPGVTMTDLAAPGRGSLPEYALDAIREALPAFEQKIRGFAMPDAVLTGVETRTSSPLRIPRGRDFQSLNVRGLYPAGEGAGYAGGIMSAGVDGIEVAEALARELLHPPRAS; this comes from the coding sequence ATGCTGCGCATCACCGAACTGCGACTGCCGCTGGACCACGCCGAACCCGCCCTGCGCGCGGCCATCGTGGCGCGACTGGGCGTGCGCGACGCCGACCTGTTCGGCTTCACCGTCTTCCGCCGGGCCTACGACGCCCGCCGCAAGAGCGCCATCGAGCTGGTCTACACCGTGGACTGCACCCTGGCCGACGAGGCCGGCGTGCTGCAGCGCCTGGCCGGCGATGCCAAGGTGGGCCCGTCGCCCGACACCGCCTACCGCTTCGTCGGCCACGCCCCGGCCGACGTCCGGGCCGACGACCGGCCGCGGCCGGTGGTGGTGGGCTTCGGTCCCTGCGGGCTGTTCGCCGCGCTGCTGCTGGCCCAGATGGGCCTCAAGCCGCTGGTGCTGGAGCGCGGCAAGCCGGTGCGCGAACGCACCAAGGACACCTGGGGCCTGTGGCGCCAGGGCGTGCTGCAGCCGGAATCGAACGTGCAGTTCGGCGAGGGTGGCGCCGGCACCTTCAGCGACGGCAAGCTGTGGAGCCAGATCAGCGACCCGCGGCACCTCACGCGCAAGGTGCTGACCGAGTTCGTCAAGGCCGGCGCGCCGGAGGAGATCCTCTACGTCAGCAAGCCGCACATCGGCACCTTCCGGCTGGTCAGCATGATCGAGAAGATGCGCGCCGAGATCGAGGCGCTGGGCGGCGAGATCCGCTTCCAGCAGAAGGTCGTCGACCTGGTGATCGAGGACGGTCATGTGCGCGGTCTCGTCCTGGCCTCCGGCGAGCAGCTGCGCGCCGACCAGGTGGTGCTGGCGCTGGGCCACAGCGCGCGAGACACCTTCCAGGTGCTGCACGCGCGCGGGGTCCACATGGAGGCCAAGCCGTTCTCCATCGGCTTTCGCGTCGAGCACCCGCAGGGTGTCATCGACCGGGCGCGCTTCGGTCCCAGTGCCGGCCATCCCATCCTCGGCGCGGCCGACTACAAGCTGGTGCACCACGCGCGCAACGGCCGCTCGGTCTACAGCTTCTGCATGTGCCCGGGCGGCACGGTGGTGGCGGCGACGTCGGAGCCCGAGCGCGTGGTGACCAACGGCATGAGCCAGTACTCGCGCAACGAACGCAACGCCAACGCCGGCATCGTGGTGGGCATCGCGCCGCAGGACTACCGGCAGGACGGCCGCGCCGACGGGCCGGTGAACCCGCTCGACGGCATGGCCTTCCAGCGCCTGTGGGAGTCGCGCGCCTACGAGCTCGGCGGCGGCGGCTACCGCGCACCCGGTCAGCTGGTGGGCGACTTCCTCAAGCGCCAGCGCAGCCGCGAGGTCGGCGACGTGCTGCCGTCGTACACCCCGGGCGTGACGATGACCGACCTGGCCGCGCCGGGGCGCGGCAGCCTGCCCGAGTACGCGCTGGACGCCATCCGCGAGGCGCTGCCGGCCTTCGAGCAGAAGATCCGCGGCTTCGCCATGCCCGACGCGGTGCTCACCGGCGTCGAGACCCGGACCTCGTCGCCGCTGCGCATCCCCCGCGGCCGCGACTTCCAGAGCCTCAACGTCCGCGGCCTGTACCCGGCCGGCGAGGGGGCGGGTTACGCCGGCGGCATCATGTCCGCCGGCGTCGACGGCATCGAGGTGGCGGAGGCGCTGGCCCGAGAACTCCTGCACCCGCCGCGCGCCTCATGA
- a CDS encoding TIGR03862 family flavoprotein: MPADAPSPARSAAVIGGGPAGLMAAEVLAAGGMPVDLFDAMPSVGRKFLLAGRGGLNLTHSEPTERLLSRYAEREAALAPHVAAFDGAALREWAQALGITTFVGSSGRVFPADLKAAPLLRAWLHRLRAAGVRLHARHRWTGWQADGALAFQSPAGPVTHRADATVLALGGASWPHLGSDGAWVDLLAGRGAAVAPLRPSNCGFDVAGWSDHLRQRFAGQPVKPVAAFMADGPTAGQRQQGEFVLTDSGVEGSLVYAFSARLREAIAARGRATWCLDLLPGHRFEQVLAETLRPRGPRSLATHLKSRLGLHGVKTALLHEVLDPAQLADPHRLAQAIKALPLVLVAPRPLDEAISTAGGVRFESLDAQLMLRAAPGVFCAGEMLDWEAPTGGYLLTACFATGRAAGDGALRWLHR, from the coding sequence ATGCCCGCCGACGCCCCGTCCCCCGCCCGCAGCGCCGCCGTGATCGGCGGCGGACCCGCCGGTCTGATGGCCGCCGAAGTGCTCGCCGCCGGCGGCATGCCGGTGGACCTGTTCGACGCCATGCCGTCGGTCGGACGCAAGTTCCTGCTGGCCGGGCGCGGCGGGCTCAACCTCACGCATTCGGAACCCACCGAGCGCCTGCTGTCGCGCTACGCCGAGCGCGAGGCGGCCCTGGCGCCGCACGTGGCCGCCTTCGACGGCGCGGCGCTGCGCGAGTGGGCGCAGGCGCTCGGCATCACCACCTTCGTCGGCAGCTCGGGCCGGGTGTTCCCCGCGGACCTGAAGGCGGCGCCGCTGCTGCGCGCCTGGCTGCACCGGCTGCGCGCGGCCGGCGTGCGGCTGCACGCGCGGCACCGCTGGACGGGGTGGCAGGCCGACGGCGCGCTGGCCTTCCAATCGCCCGCCGGCCCGGTGACCCATCGTGCCGACGCCACCGTGCTGGCGCTGGGCGGCGCAAGCTGGCCGCACCTGGGGTCGGACGGCGCCTGGGTCGACCTGCTGGCGGGCCGCGGCGCGGCGGTGGCGCCGCTGCGGCCGTCGAACTGCGGCTTCGACGTCGCCGGCTGGAGCGACCACCTGCGCCAGCGCTTCGCCGGCCAGCCGGTCAAGCCGGTGGCGGCGTTCATGGCCGACGGGCCGACCGCCGGCCAGCGTCAGCAGGGCGAATTCGTGCTCACCGACAGCGGCGTGGAGGGCAGCCTGGTCTATGCCTTCAGCGCGCGGCTGCGCGAGGCCATCGCGGCCCGCGGCCGGGCGACGTGGTGCCTCGACCTGCTGCCCGGCCACCGCTTCGAGCAGGTGCTGGCCGAGACACTGCGCCCGCGCGGCCCGCGCAGCCTTGCCACCCACCTGAAGAGCCGGCTCGGCCTGCACGGCGTGAAGACGGCGCTGCTGCACGAGGTGCTGGACCCGGCGCAACTGGCCGACCCGCACCGGCTGGCGCAGGCGATCAAGGCGCTGCCGCTGGTGCTGGTCGCGCCGCGTCCGCTGGACGAGGCCATCAGCACCGCCGGCGGCGTGCGCTTCGAATCGCTGGACGCGCAGCTGATGCTGCGCGCGGCGCCGGGCGTGTTCTGCGCCGGCGAGATGCTGGACTGGGAGGCGCCCACCGGGGGCTACCTGCTGACCGCCTGCTTCGCCACCGGCCGCGCGGCGGGCGACGGCGCATTGCGCTGGCTGCACCGTTGA
- a CDS encoding iron-containing alcohol dehydrogenase — MNDFDFNTTRSLSVQRGGAGRLGDRLAALGATRVLVITDPGVLAAGLLQAPLAGLQAAGLAHRVFSEVEADPPEHVIEAAVQAALGAGADLVLGFGGGSAMDVAKLVALLAGSREPLAGAYGIGQARGPRLPLVLVPTTAGTGSEVTPIAIVTTGPGEKKGVVSPLLLPDLALLDAELTVGLPAPVTAATGIDAMVHAVEAYTTRRLKNPLSDCLAREALRLLAGALHRACRDGRDRAAREDMLLGASLAGMAFANAPVAAVHALAYPVGARFHVPHGLSNALMLGPVLRFNLPQAADRYAELCDIVQPGTGGDTAARAEAFVRWMGGLSAGVGLPGRLREVGIGDADLPQLAADAMLQTRLLVNNPREVTQADALALYREAW, encoded by the coding sequence ATGAACGACTTCGACTTCAACACCACCCGCAGCCTGAGCGTGCAGCGCGGCGGCGCGGGCCGGCTGGGCGACCGGCTGGCGGCGCTGGGCGCCACGCGCGTGCTGGTCATCACCGACCCCGGGGTGCTGGCGGCCGGCCTGCTGCAGGCCCCGTTGGCCGGGCTGCAGGCCGCGGGCCTGGCGCACCGGGTCTTCTCGGAGGTCGAGGCCGACCCGCCCGAGCACGTGATCGAAGCCGCGGTGCAGGCCGCCCTCGGCGCCGGCGCCGACCTGGTGCTCGGCTTCGGCGGCGGCAGCGCGATGGACGTGGCCAAGCTGGTCGCCCTGCTGGCGGGCAGCCGGGAGCCGCTGGCGGGTGCCTACGGCATCGGCCAGGCGCGCGGCCCGCGCCTGCCGCTGGTGCTGGTGCCCACCACCGCCGGCACCGGGTCGGAGGTGACGCCGATCGCCATCGTCACCACCGGCCCCGGGGAGAAGAAGGGCGTGGTCTCGCCGCTGCTGCTGCCCGACCTGGCGCTGCTGGACGCCGAACTCACGGTCGGCCTGCCCGCGCCCGTCACGGCCGCCACCGGCATCGACGCCATGGTCCATGCGGTCGAGGCCTACACCACCCGGCGGCTGAAGAATCCGCTGTCCGACTGCCTGGCCCGCGAGGCGCTGCGCCTGCTCGCCGGCGCGCTGCACCGCGCCTGCCGGGACGGCCGCGACAGGGCGGCGCGGGAGGACATGCTGCTCGGCGCCAGCCTGGCCGGCATGGCCTTCGCGAACGCGCCGGTGGCGGCGGTGCACGCGCTGGCCTACCCGGTGGGCGCGCGCTTCCACGTGCCGCACGGGCTGTCCAACGCGCTGATGCTCGGGCCGGTGCTGCGCTTCAACCTGCCGCAGGCCGCCGACCGCTACGCCGAGCTGTGCGACATCGTGCAGCCGGGCACCGGCGGCGACACGGCGGCCAGGGCCGAGGCCTTCGTGCGGTGGATGGGCGGCCTGTCGGCCGGCGTCGGCCTGCCCGGCCGGCTGCGCGAGGTGGGCATCGGCGACGCCGACCTGCCGCAGCTGGCGGCCGACGCCATGCTGCAGACGCGGCTGCTGGTCAACAACCCGCGCGAGGTGACCCAGGCCGACGCACTGGCGCTGTACCGGGAGGCGTGGTGA
- a CDS encoding thioesterase family protein yields the protein MSEADAKAAPTRRADYPHLRPLDTRWGDNDAYGHVNNVVYYAFFDTAVNRHLIEHGVLDVVRSPVIGLVVETRCRFFSSIAFPDTVHAGLKVTHLGRSSVRYEIGLFRNDVDTAAAVGQFVHVYVDRASQRPVPLPEPVRALLQTLQRR from the coding sequence GTGAGCGAGGCCGACGCCAAGGCGGCCCCGACCCGCCGGGCCGACTACCCGCACCTGCGGCCGCTGGACACCCGCTGGGGCGACAACGACGCCTACGGCCATGTCAACAACGTCGTCTACTACGCCTTCTTCGACACCGCGGTCAACCGCCACCTGATCGAGCACGGCGTGCTCGACGTGGTGCGCAGCCCGGTCATCGGCCTGGTGGTCGAGACCCGCTGCCGCTTCTTCTCGTCGATCGCCTTTCCCGACACGGTGCACGCCGGGCTGAAGGTCACCCACCTCGGCCGCAGCAGCGTGCGCTACGAGATCGGCCTGTTCCGCAACGACGTCGACACCGCCGCGGCGGTGGGGCAGTTCGTCCACGTCTACGTCGACCGGGCCAGCCAGCGGCCGGTGCCGCTGCCCGAGCCGGTGCGCGCGCTGCTGCAGACGCTGCAGCGGCGTTGA
- a CDS encoding dihydrofolate reductase: protein MVRPQRLSLIAAVARNGVIGRDNALPWTKAQLPQDLPFFKRTTLGAPVIMGRRTWDSIGRPLPGRRNLVVTRQPGWSAAGAERCGSLDEALQAAGDVPEAFVIGGVALFEAVLPIAQRLVLTEIDHDFDGDVRFPAWDRARFVEAGRETHASPEGWRYDFVDYRVADGR from the coding sequence ATGGTCAGGCCACAGCGCCTCTCCCTCATCGCCGCCGTGGCGCGCAACGGCGTCATCGGCCGCGACAACGCGCTGCCCTGGACCAAGGCGCAGCTGCCGCAGGACCTGCCCTTCTTCAAGCGCACCACGCTGGGCGCGCCGGTCATCATGGGCCGGCGCACCTGGGACTCGATCGGCCGCCCGCTGCCGGGCCGGCGCAACCTGGTGGTGACGCGGCAGCCCGGCTGGTCGGCCGCCGGCGCCGAGCGCTGCGGCTCGCTGGACGAGGCGCTGCAGGCGGCCGGCGACGTGCCGGAGGCCTTCGTCATCGGCGGCGTGGCGCTGTTCGAGGCCGTGCTGCCCATCGCCCAGCGGCTGGTGCTGACCGAGATCGACCACGACTTCGACGGCGACGTGCGCTTTCCCGCCTGGGACCGCGCGCGCTTCGTCGAGGCGGGCCGCGAGACGCACGCCAGCCCCGAGGGCTGGCGCTACGACTTCGTCGACTACCGGGTCGCGGACGGGCGCTGA
- the thyA gene encoding thymidylate synthase, producing the protein MPHPDAQYLSLLSQILEGGDRRIDRTGVGTLSVFGAMARFDLAKGELPLLTTKRVYWKTAVKEMLWFLTGQTNIRSLLQQNVRIWSDWPLARYRRETGEAIAQADFERRIVGDEAFAARWGELGPVYGKQWRRWLGADGREHDQIATLIETLKANPSSRRMLFHAWNVPELGDMALPPCHLLYQYHVSSEGRLNCLMFQRSADLLLGVPFNWIGTVALQHMLAQQAGLEVGQFVWMGGDVHLYLNHLDQAREQLRREPRPTAALRLLRRPATIEGYTIDDFEVQGYEPHPPIAAEVAV; encoded by the coding sequence ATGCCCCATCCCGACGCCCAGTACCTGAGCCTGCTGTCGCAGATCCTGGAGGGCGGCGACCGCCGCATCGACCGCACCGGCGTGGGCACGCTGTCGGTGTTCGGCGCCATGGCGCGCTTCGACCTGGCCAAGGGCGAACTGCCGCTGCTGACGACCAAGCGCGTCTACTGGAAGACGGCGGTCAAGGAGATGCTCTGGTTCCTCACCGGCCAGACCAACATCCGCTCGCTGCTGCAGCAGAACGTGCGCATCTGGAGCGACTGGCCGCTGGCCCGCTATCGGCGCGAGACCGGCGAGGCGATCGCGCAGGCCGACTTCGAACGCCGCATCGTCGGCGACGAGGCCTTCGCCGCGCGCTGGGGCGAACTGGGCCCGGTGTACGGCAAGCAGTGGCGGCGCTGGCTGGGGGCCGACGGCCGGGAGCACGACCAGATCGCCACCCTGATCGAGACGCTGAAGGCCAACCCGAGCAGCCGCCGCATGCTCTTCCACGCCTGGAACGTGCCCGAGTTGGGCGACATGGCGCTGCCGCCCTGCCACCTGCTCTACCAGTACCACGTCAGCAGCGAGGGCCGGCTGAACTGCCTGATGTTCCAGCGCAGCGCCGACCTGCTGCTGGGCGTGCCCTTCAACTGGATCGGCACGGTGGCGCTGCAGCACATGCTGGCGCAGCAGGCCGGGCTGGAGGTCGGGCAGTTCGTCTGGATGGGCGGCGACGTGCACCTGTACCTCAACCACCTCGACCAGGCGCGGGAGCAGCTGCGGCGCGAGCCGCGGCCCACCGCGGCGCTGCGGCTGCTGCGCCGGCCGGCGACCATCGAGGGCTACACCATCGACGACTTCGAGGTGCAGGGCTACGAGCCGCACCCGCCGATCGCGGCCGAGGTCGCCGTCTGA
- a CDS encoding MgtC/SapB family protein, with protein MDDVHARLVATLAAEFSDLADVEHATRALARLLMAVLLCGLIGWERERGDKTAGLRTHILVGLGAAIVVLAPAMSGADHDSLSRVVQGIVAGVGFLGAGAILKHDNLGQVRGLTTAASIWASAAIGITVGMGLHTTAIAAAVMVMAVLRGLMPVERYINARQRGLRQRRGQPPADDRRS; from the coding sequence ATGGACGACGTGCACGCCCGATTGGTCGCCACGCTGGCGGCGGAATTCTCCGACCTGGCCGACGTGGAGCATGCCACCCGGGCGCTGGCCCGGCTGCTGATGGCGGTGCTGCTGTGCGGCCTCATCGGCTGGGAACGCGAGCGCGGCGACAAGACGGCCGGGCTGCGCACGCACATCCTGGTCGGCCTGGGCGCCGCCATCGTGGTGCTGGCGCCGGCGATGAGCGGCGCCGACCACGACAGCCTGAGCCGGGTGGTCCAGGGCATCGTCGCCGGGGTCGGCTTTCTCGGCGCGGGCGCCATCCTCAAGCACGACAACCTGGGCCAGGTGCGCGGGCTGACGACGGCGGCCAGCATCTGGGCCTCGGCGGCCATCGGCATCACGGTGGGCATGGGGCTGCACACCACGGCGATCGCGGCGGCGGTGATGGTCATGGCGGTGCTGCGCGGCCTGATGCCGGTGGAGCGGTACATCAACGCCCGGCAGCGCGGGCTGCGCCAGCGACGGGGTCAGCCGCCCGCCGACGACCGCCGTTCGTAG
- a CDS encoding MFS transporter: MVEIGQAFGVDALWINLTLSGFVAMLAVCGLFVGGLADRLGRRRVLLPALLIFTLGSLMCGLAQGYGLFLAGRLVQAVGVSAGIAMSMIVIADLYPPERRAQAMSVAQTLSFMGPVAGPVVGGLIAGHVAWQWSFALLVVAGLAVLAYNAVLMPETLPPRTPGAAKAAGGSLSRIVGEPSARALMVLGFSQFYGYYSVLVHLPVLLDERYGLPVAQRGFVFVPLTVGLLLGVAGVKRLLGRWTRTGLVKAAGWGSAVVLALLAAALALDALPLSLLVALLAAYGLLQGLSLPPQTAILTNLFAADKGLAIGIYNSVRFAGAAAGPLVAAVLAGHGGTRAVLAGMALLLTVGAWRVGARLQDPYERRSSAGG, encoded by the coding sequence CTGGTCGAGATCGGCCAGGCCTTCGGCGTCGACGCGCTGTGGATCAACCTCACCCTGTCGGGCTTCGTCGCGATGCTGGCGGTGTGCGGGCTGTTCGTCGGCGGGCTGGCCGACCGGCTCGGCCGCCGGCGGGTGCTGCTGCCGGCGCTGCTGATCTTCACGCTCGGCTCGCTGATGTGCGGGCTGGCCCAGGGCTACGGGCTGTTCCTCGCCGGACGATTGGTGCAGGCGGTGGGCGTCAGCGCCGGCATCGCGATGTCGATGATCGTCATCGCCGACCTCTACCCGCCCGAGCGCCGGGCGCAGGCGATGAGCGTGGCGCAGACGCTCAGCTTCATGGGCCCGGTGGCGGGGCCGGTGGTCGGCGGGCTCATCGCCGGCCACGTGGCCTGGCAGTGGAGCTTCGCGCTGCTGGTGGTCGCCGGGCTGGCGGTGCTGGCCTACAACGCGGTGCTGATGCCCGAGACCCTGCCGCCGCGCACGCCCGGCGCGGCGAAGGCCGCCGGCGGGTCGCTGTCGCGCATCGTCGGCGAGCCCTCGGCCCGGGCGCTGATGGTGCTCGGCTTCAGCCAGTTCTACGGCTACTACAGCGTGCTGGTGCACCTGCCGGTGCTGCTGGACGAGCGCTACGGCCTGCCGGTGGCGCAGCGCGGCTTCGTCTTCGTGCCGCTGACGGTGGGGCTGCTGCTGGGCGTGGCCGGCGTCAAGCGCCTGCTCGGCCGCTGGACCCGCACCGGGCTGGTCAAGGCCGCGGGCTGGGGCTCGGCCGTGGTGCTGGCGCTGCTGGCGGCGGCGCTGGCGCTGGATGCGCTGCCGCTGTCGCTGCTGGTGGCGCTGCTCGCGGCCTACGGCCTGCTGCAGGGCCTGAGCCTGCCGCCGCAGACGGCCATCCTCACCAACCTCTTCGCCGCCGACAAGGGCCTGGCCATCGGCATCTACAACAGCGTGCGCTTCGCCGGCGCGGCCGCGGGGCCGCTGGTGGCGGCGGTGCTGGCCGGCCATGGCGGCACGCGGGCCGTGCTGGCCGGCATGGCGCTGCTGCTGACGGTGGGCGCCTGGCGGGTGGGCGCGCGCCTGCAGGACCCCTACGAACGGCGGTCGTCGGCGGGCGGCTGA
- a CDS encoding ABC transporter transmembrane domain-containing protein, whose product MPRARSPKALAALAPFVAPYRGRVVLALLFLVCAALATLALPVALRSLIDQGLAQGGPGERLMALREHFGALFAVGAAIGVFSGLRFYSVSWLGERITADLRSAVYAHVLRMSPAFFETTRTGEVLSRLTADTTLVQTVVGSSLSLGLRNALMGGGALVMLVATNPWVMAQVLAILVVVVAPALVFGRRVRKLSRASQDRVADASAIAAEVLNAIPVVQSYVQEGREAARFRAAAEDAFRTAQRRTRVRAVLVAFIISATFGALLWGLYLGTQAVLRGEISAGHLGQTVVYVALFVGSVAALSEVWSEVLRAAGAMERLMELLASSSPVAAPADPLPLPAVHGGSSVVLDRVTFCYPSRPGQPALQDVSLEVRPGETVALVGPSGAGKSTVFQLLLRFYDAQAGRVLLDGVPVDRLAPDTLRERIGLVPQDSVIFSASALDNIRYGRPDATDAEVQAAAVAAHADGFVAALPEGWASHLGERGVRLSGGQRQRLAIARAMLKNPPLLLLDEATSALDAESERHVQAALEQAMQGRTTLVIAHRLATVQRADRIVVMDGGCIVDQGTHAELLARGGLYARLASLQFSA is encoded by the coding sequence CTGCCGCGCGCACGGTCGCCGAAGGCCCTGGCCGCGCTGGCGCCCTTCGTCGCGCCCTACCGCGGCCGGGTCGTGCTGGCGCTGCTGTTCCTCGTGTGCGCGGCGCTGGCCACGCTGGCGCTGCCGGTGGCGCTGCGCAGCCTGATCGACCAGGGCCTGGCCCAGGGCGGCCCGGGCGAGCGGCTGATGGCGCTGCGAGAGCACTTCGGCGCGCTGTTCGCCGTCGGCGCCGCCATCGGCGTCTTCTCGGGCCTGCGCTTCTACAGCGTGAGCTGGCTGGGCGAGCGCATCACCGCCGACCTGCGCAGCGCGGTCTATGCCCATGTGCTGCGCATGAGCCCGGCCTTCTTCGAGACCACGCGGACCGGCGAGGTGCTGTCGCGGCTGACCGCTGACACGACGCTGGTGCAGACCGTCGTCGGCTCCAGCCTGTCGCTGGGGCTGCGCAACGCGCTGATGGGCGGCGGCGCGCTGGTCATGCTGGTGGCCACCAACCCGTGGGTGATGGCCCAGGTGCTGGCCATCCTGGTGGTCGTCGTGGCGCCGGCGCTGGTGTTCGGCCGGCGGGTGCGCAAGCTGTCGCGGGCCAGCCAGGACCGGGTGGCCGACGCCAGCGCCATCGCCGCCGAGGTGCTCAACGCCATCCCGGTGGTGCAGTCGTACGTCCAGGAGGGGCGCGAGGCGGCCCGCTTCCGCGCCGCCGCCGAGGACGCCTTCCGCACCGCGCAGCGGCGCACCCGGGTGCGGGCGGTGCTGGTGGCCTTCATCATCAGCGCCACCTTCGGCGCCCTGCTGTGGGGGCTTTACCTGGGCACGCAGGCGGTGCTGCGCGGTGAGATCTCGGCCGGCCACCTGGGGCAGACGGTGGTCTACGTCGCGCTGTTCGTCGGCTCGGTGGCGGCGCTGTCCGAGGTGTGGAGCGAGGTGCTGCGCGCCGCCGGCGCTATGGAGCGGCTGATGGAGCTGCTGGCCAGCAGCTCGCCGGTGGCCGCGCCGGCGGACCCGCTGCCCCTGCCCGCGGTGCACGGCGGCTCGTCGGTGGTGCTGGACCGGGTCACCTTCTGCTACCCGTCGCGGCCCGGGCAGCCGGCGCTGCAGGACGTCAGCCTCGAGGTGCGCCCGGGCGAGACGGTGGCCCTGGTCGGTCCCAGCGGCGCCGGCAAGAGCACGGTGTTCCAGCTGCTGCTGCGCTTCTACGACGCGCAGGCGGGCCGGGTGCTGCTGGACGGCGTGCCGGTCGACCGGCTGGCGCCCGACACCCTGCGCGAGCGCATCGGCCTGGTGCCGCAGGACAGCGTCATCTTCTCGGCCAGCGCGCTCGACAACATCCGCTACGGCCGGCCGGACGCCACCGATGCCGAGGTGCAGGCGGCCGCGGTCGCCGCGCACGCCGACGGCTTCGTCGCCGCGCTGCCCGAGGGCTGGGCCAGCCACCTGGGCGAGCGTGGCGTGCGGCTGTCCGGCGGACAGCGGCAGCGGCTGGCCATCGCCCGCGCCATGCTGAAGAACCCGCCGCTGCTGCTGCTCGACGAGGCCACCAGCGCGCTCGACGCCGAGAGCGAGCGCCATGTGCAGGCCGCGCTGGAGCAGGCGATGCAGGGTCGCACGACGCTGGTCATCGCCCACCGGCTGGCGACCGTGCAGCGTGCCGACCGCATCGTCGTGATGGACGGCGGTTGCATCGTCGACCAGGGCACGCATGCCGAACTGCTGGCCCGCGGCGGCCTGTACGCCCGGCTGGCGTCGCTGCAGTTCAGCGCCTGA